In the Carboxydothermus hydrogenoformans Z-2901 genome, AATTCCGTTAAATTTATGGATAAAGAAAATTCGCAAGTGGTTATTAATGTTAAAGATGAGGAAAAGAGGGTTATTATAGAAATAGCTGATAATGGCCGGGGAATACCGCTTGACGCAATACCGAAAATTTTTGAGCGTTTTTACCGGGTAGATTCAGCCCGTACAGGAACTTCCGGCTCGGGGCTGGGACTCTCAATTGCTGCTAAGATTATTGAAGAGCACGGTGGGGAAATTTGGGCCAATAGTGTTTTAAATGAGGGAACCACGATAAGTTTTACCTTGAAAAAACTGGGGGAAGGCGCATGAAAAAGGTGCTTATTATCGAAGATGACCGGAGTATTGCGGAACTTGAGCGAGATTATTTGGAAGTGGCGGGGTTTTTGGTGGAGATTGCAGTTAATGGTGATCAGGGCTTAAAAAAAGCTTTAGAAGAAGAGTATGATTTAATCTTACTGGATTTAATGCTTCCGGGAATTGATGGCTTTGAGGTGCTGCGCAAAGTGCGGGCAGAAAAAGATACACCGGTGCTTTTAGTGTCAGCCCGGCGGGAAGATATCGATAAGATCCGGGGGTTGGGACTGGGAGCGGATGATTATATCACAAAGCCTTTTAGTCCCAGTGAACTGGTAGCCCGGGTAAAGGCTCATATAGGCCGTTACGAGCGGTTAACCGGCGGGCGAAAAAATCAAGACCTTTTGGAATTTCCGGGTTTAGTGATTGATACCG is a window encoding:
- a CDS encoding response regulator transcription factor; protein product: MKKVLIIEDDRSIAELERDYLEVAGFLVEIAVNGDQGLKKALEEEYDLILLDLMLPGIDGFEVLRKVRAEKDTPVLLVSARREDIDKIRGLGLGADDYITKPFSPSELVARVKAHIGRYERLTGGRKNQDLLEFPGLVIDTAARRVFAGDKEVNLTGKEFDLLLFLAKNPNRVFTKEELFERIWGMDSLGDLSTVTVHIRKLREKIEKDPSNPQYIETIWGVGYRFSGLWPIRD